The Nymphaea colorata isolate Beijing-Zhang1983 chromosome 5, ASM883128v2, whole genome shotgun sequence DNA segment GGTAATGATACGGAGAAATCCCACCGGTATTGAAAGCATACAAACTTAACACCCTGCAGAGATGAAAGGAAGGGTGTGGGTTTTTGGcctttatatgtacatatataaaaattttttagGCTATGAAAGTTTGATggttgaattttattttcacaaaattacGTATGtttgtacataaaaatatacaCTTTTCTGTTAAtccttagttttttttctttacatcGCGTGATCAGAGAAGCTATTTGTACACGTGTTCATGTTCTAATCGTCCATTGAATAAGGACTGGCTAAATCTTTTCTTCGTTCTCGATTCTCTTTTTTGTGATCAGGCGAACAGGCACTCAACATATCCTGCGGGACAAGCAAGAAGCACCGAGGGGTTGACGTACCTTGCATTTCTGATCTAAATATAGTTGTGGCCCTCTCTAATGGCAGCAGGTAAGGAGCATTAACTTGGGGagggagttttttttttttctttttgacgtGTGCCGATATTTGAACTGTACAATGGGTTGAGCTAGGTTACCTTTTGAGGAAGTCATCTTGATCATATTGAAGAGTGCTAACCTTTGGATTATAggtgccattatgaggtcaaGTGGCCCTTTTTTggttctctctcgctctcaccATAGAAAAAGAATATGGGGTTCCCTCCCGTGTGCATTCtaattgattttgatgaagTTATGATCCAAATTTTGCTGGGACACAGACTGAAATTAAGAAGCctattaatgtaaaaaaaaaaaaaaacaggactTTTCTCTTGAGGGCCCAACCCAACAACAGCTAGTGCTAAATAAAATTGCTGAAAGTTTTTTCACAAAGACCCATTACGTTTTGTAACATTTTGAAAAGgatcaattaaaattttgtatgCGCTCCTACTCGTGTCCAGCGGGGGAGAAGGCTTCGAAGACGTGGATAGTAAACCGTGGGGTTTATTTTGTTGTTCTACGTGATGCTACATGCAGGCCACGTCCACCAAAAGGTCAGGATGCTTCACTCCACAAACCACCGACCACCGGAAAGGCAGCTGGGAAGATTGGCGGGGGGATTGTCGGCAGTATAGTGACCATTCTTGGGGCTATCTTTTGCTGTCGGCGCAAGGGAAAGTCGAGCGGGGAGGAGGAGGCGGGTCAAAAACAAGCGCCCGCAGGTAACTCTCCTTTCTCTCCAACCTAATGTTAACGTTACAGGGAAGGCCCCCGTGCTACAAATTTTAAGGCGCCTTCCAACCTCTTCAAAGAAAAATCAGGAGGTATCTTTAAGAAGCGGaagcctttctttctttctttctttctttctttttaccCTGTTATATACGACTGCttcgtgtgtgtatatatatatacatgagagagagagagagagaggcgattGGGACTTTTCGCATACTTCATTCGAATAGCGGGTCTCCTGTGGCAAACTTTAACCACATAATACTACCACATTCAGGcgaacaaaaaaatgtgaatggctgaaatttaaaacataaatcGGGTGACTGTAATTAAAAAGTTCGTTTTTGCTTAAAATTAAGGGTATGGCCCAACCAGTTGCAtgagtcagaattttttttagtgtgGGGCATTGTTGCAGAGAAGTATTCATTTTAAAAGGGGCACAACATGAATAAGTAATTCAAAGacatctatataaaaataaataaaaattttgttgttgacGTGAGCAGTTACCCATGCCAGCTTATATATAGCTCCCATACTAAGCAAGCAAGCATAGAACCTGTGGTCTTCTCCTTCTTTGTCCCACATCcccattttataaattcatcCCATTTAATCATTACAGGTTAAGGATAAGTGGGTAGTTCTCATCATCATGGTACCGAAAAATACATGTCATGGTGGTGTCCTTGGTGGACACCGAATAAAATATACCTAGGTAGAACTACATATCCAGGCTTAAAACTACTGGGTATTAGTATTGGATACCTTtttgatgtatttttttattttaattttcatttatcccATTTGTTTGGTTTTTATGGAACTTTGAACCATTGAAaagtaaataagcaaaaaaaaaaaaaatccaacattAAAATTCCACTTAATTGTTTGGTAGAACTTTAAGGCTCCTATTAAAGTTCTAAAATGACTCCAAAACTCTCCACACAAAACTGCGGTCTTTGTGGCTCACAATACAATAACTTATGGAAAAACCATGTTATGTTGACTAAGTTGCTTTTGGGCTTCTCATGGCAACCACAAATCCATTCTTTTAAATATATCTGCATCGATCATCGGAAAATGATTTGCCGATCAACAcacctttttttgcttttacaaaaaaatgaagccaATTGCATGGTTAATTTGTGCACGGCTTCTTTGGCAATTTTGGAATAAATATTTGGTTGTGACAAATTAACCTTCTCGGATGAACTTTAAACGGTGCTCCTCCAAAAATAGGAGGTGAGAAGTTCCTTCGTCCATTACTACTCCTATGCTTTCAAGCATTTGTTCTTCCACGTCCTATGAATTCTTTATCTTGGCGTGCTTACTTACAAATTGCTTCATCCCTGGAACTCAATGTACAGATGTTGAAATAGGGAAGGCGTCTGatcctgaaaagaaaaacatagatgAACTTCCTATGCTAAACAAATGAAGGGAATTGCTGTATATTCAAGCAAATGTAACTGGTCGTGCCTTTTGAAGGTGCATTCCAAGTGGAGCTGAAGGTTTACGCCGTGTTTATTAGTGTTTGATCATGGGATTTGTAGGTCGAAGGCAAGTATTGTACGTTAAAATTGTGTACATTGAATAAAGAAAGACATGTACCTTAAGAGGAATGAGAGCAGAGGAATCCAAATACAATGTCACCAAATCTAGTTTAATTTGAACTGGTTGCAGAATACTGAAAAGCAATTATTATGCATCACATAATTTCAAGGATCGTTTGGTCTCCACTTTGGTAGTACATCACAGGATCtatatttgatgaaaagaatACTATGctcttgaaatatatatttctaaaaCACATGTTCAATTCAAACTATTGAACCTCTTACCTCGGGCatcaatttttacaaaaaaaaagaaaaagaaaaaatgattgcAATAGTGCATCAAATCAAGTCCTGAGTCGTTCAAACAATTCGTCGAACTTTTGGTGAGTAAGTAAAAAGGCTAGGAATAAAAAACTTTCAAACATTCTAAAATGCATTTAAATGACAATCAATCAATGTAATATTTTGTAAATAAGTATATGTGTAGTTAAATTAGACATGGTCACAATTTGACAACATAATCAGGTGAAaacataaattgaaaaaaaattgaggattttgtgtttgtatagagtttttatgaaattaataTATCTACACGATATGTGGCTAGAAAAATTTGGACATATACCTTACAAACAGTTATAACCTTAAATCattcacaaataaaaaaaaactgacaacGAGATTGAGGAACCAACATTTTTGTCGTTTAGCAGTTCCAAAATGAAGAACACCTGCACTCGCCGAAAAAATGCGGTAACAGTAGGTAAGAAgatggaagagaaaagaaaaagaaggaagaagaacgGATGAGAAAAAGGGTTCAGGAGGAGTTACTACTTACTGAGACCGGAGATCCATTAGCGACGCGCGTGAATAATCGGTAAAGGCTCTATTTAAAAGGGTCAGTAAAATTTGTGTGTAACTTTTGTCGAAGTCCGATGTGTGTCCGTAAAAGTGACATTAGCAACGTTCCGaaaaaagacatcaataaagGAGGAGCTATACAGGCGAACCTAGCGGATGTTGGTAAATTCTTCGTCAGAAAACAATTTCACCTCGTGTTGATAAAACTAGTTTCTTTTTATCGACAATGACAAAACAGACATTAATAAAAGTCACTTCTTAACGATGTTTGTTACCGGACATCGGTAAAAGTTAAttgtttagttatttttataaacCAAATGTCAGTAAAAGTCCAACTTCAATGCCACACACACCAGTTAAAGCTATTCTTCACCAACATTTTTCGTTAGACATTGGTAAAAAAATATCTTCGGCCACATGTACCCTTGGACGTGGATAAAAGTGGCCTTTTACGGACGTCCGTTTCACTTCACCGATGACAGCAAGAGTCGTtcggtttatatatatatatatatatatatatatatatataaacagaaaCCACGGGCTCAGCAGTGGGGTTTCTCTTCCAAGGCTTTGACAATACTGCCAGCAAATCCACCTTATTCTTCGAGGCATCGGTAGGGTCACAGTGACGAGACAACGGTGGGGTGAAGagagtgaaaaaaaatgaatgaaggaCTTGATAgttgattataaaattttttcatatgcTGGcgacatatttttttttaaattacgtcaacatgcaattttttttagaattttttaaaatactgTTTGTCCCTTATGAAATATTACACAAACAACCCATGACCtctaaaaaaatttcagaacaATCTTTAATTCCATTAAATAGCTTTTGGTATTTAGGTGGAAGATTCCGTGACAccatttccaaaaccaaaattctGAAATGATCATCCCAGAGTCCTGATTGAGAGTAGACACTATCTAATTGGCTGAGGGAAAAAAGTATCAGAAAATTTGGCTGCCCATGCTTCATAAGCCTACCCGAACGTTCAATATAAACAACCAGTGAACAAGTAGAGTGGGTGGTCATTCTCATTAATTATCGTGAGGCAACAAACTTCTATGGTGCAGGTATCTTTGGCTTATATGAAACGCTTGATTCTTTTCTGtttccaaaaaagaaaggagtgTTCCAATGCCTTTCGGAGCAATATCAGCACCATTAGCAGCGAAAACAGGTCTCTTTTCCATGCTATCTAAAACAAATAATCTTGACGAGTCGTTGTTCATGTGATCAATAGCACCTGAATCAATCACCTAATGGAGGATAAGCACGGAGTGATCTGATAACATAAAGCCAATGGCAAAAGCACATACGGGCTGTTAGATTCctatttttactcttttttaaACCAATTGAGGAAGCGAAACTTTTTGTTTAGACAGGTGTTTGTATTTAGTTATGCACATGAGTGAAGTctactcgagctcaactcgaacttGTTCAGCAAAACTTGTTTTCATCTCCACTCGTTTTATAAatgaatcgagctcgagtttaacTGAAAACTCgaatttataaacaagttgaatttcaACCGtatgaactcaactcgattaaaaTTGAATAAGCTCACTtaatctatgtttttttttttaaaaaaaaaaattcaaagttgaaatcaacaaaaagaaatcaTGTTAAATAGGAGTTTGTAAACTAACTTAAACGAGCCAAGCTCAAACTCGAACTGTATTTATTAAGTGAAGCTTGACTTGACCTTGTGCAGTTCAACTCGAGTTCGAACGGAGCAAGATATTGTACAACGGATCTGTCATGTCCGTCCTCAGGAACCTGAGCATGCAGTCCCTCTTCCAGCTTATCGTGGCTATCCTCGAAATAATGACCTTGATCAATGACTTGCTGCGAAAAGTAACAAAAACGctttcacaaaaaaaagaaactcaagCTCACAGTTTCTATGAAGGGAAAAATAGAGTAAGATTAATCTAACCATTTGGAAGAGATCTCCCAGCCGAGCAATTCGCCAACATCCTGGCTGCAATTTAAATCTCCCCtacttcccttttctttcttcagaCGAGGatacaaaattcaaaaagagAATAAGAACTCAcccaaaacacaaaaaagaaaaaaactcactGCAAGCCCTCTCCTGCTCGCAACAAGCAAGGGCTGGTGGTCACAGTGTTGTGGCTATAATAGTTGAAGTATAGTAATCGACATATGGCTTCGGTATCGTTGAAGTATAGTTTTGGTCTACCTAATAACTAATGCAgacacaaataaataaataaataaatatatatatctatatatatatatatatatatatatatatagtcaagaTGAAGGCTATCTTTTGCCGTTAAATCAGAAGGAGATGActtctttactttattttttatgcgattttcttttttgatccAGTCAAGGTCAATGTCGCGACAACTGCTTGAGCCGTCCTTCCCCATTCTGCAAAACGTACGTTTCTTTCGGCAAATGCATGGTTCGTTTGCTATTGAATCTAAATTACATTGTCTGAAGTCAAAAAAACACTTTCACGGAAGATAATAAAACAGGGAAGGGATTGGTTGAAAACACTTATAAAACTGAAGTATTTGTAATGATTTAACACAAAATATTTATCAGATCTCAGATCGAGATGCAAGCGCAAATATTTAAAGTTGTTTTTCCCTTGGCGCGTCCCTGTGTTGTAGCTATATATATAGTTGGCTGCATTTGATGCTTGACATAattgtttacatttttaacGGGGAAGGAGAGTATATTCTGGCCTTCCACCCAATCGCCCACGGTTGTAGACTGTGTTCAACGTCGTTTGCAGCCACTGCTTCGCTGTTACACATGAGGAGACACCGACGGTGGATTCATGCgaaactggttatatgcatataataatCAGAATAACCTCAGTCGACAAAAAATGAGAGCCTTCTATAAAGACAAAAATCAGAGTAAAagagttaaaaatttaaaaaggatattttttttaaatctgcaAAATACCCCTACTCTGACCTTCTTTTTCTGGTGCACAAATGCTGCGTACACCACTACGGTGCATGCAAGTCAGTCTCTATCCAAGGAGAAAAGAGTTTTGACTTAGAGAGGAAACTAGGGTAACAGTAACATGTTTTCTCAAAAACAACTCAGGTATTTTTGGAGCCCAAACGCTCTTAGTTTTATGGCACTTGAATTAGTAGTTTATTCCCTTATTTTCTTCTACAGAAATTCAACCAAATACTGTTCGGCTCCCTAAAAAAGATTTAGGACTCAGTACTATCAAACACCCCTAAGGTCATATTATAATGTGACCATAATACGACCTCCTATGAACGACATGTGTGGAGTTGATCAATTGGTGTCGAACCATAACCTGTTTTGACGTAGTCAGAGTACAAACTGATCGATTGACCTAACAAAGTATCTGGCTTAAACAATTGGAGTCATTAATTGGTAAGACGATCTCATAGTGCAACGTGGCCGGTTGGCGTTCTGGTTAGCTGGCCAACATGGGCTCATTTTATACCGTTTTAAGAGAAGGGTATTTCTGTCCCTTACAATACTTCAGTCTCTCATcacttgatttttcatgtaccTTTCGAAACAATATGTTTATCGGTAGTTTTGAGTAATAGCAAGCCATGGGAGATGGCCATCCCGCGAGgggattttcaaaacatgtcaACATTTTCTAGAATCTTAACTGGCCCTTgcaagttttttgaaatatatatacgCTCCTAACCATTAAAACCCGATCATCTTAGGCCTCATCCAATCACCATCATCGGATGCAATGCATCAAATGGATGTGCTTAAACATACCACATTGAGCGATGGGTTGTGAGAAGCCAGATGATTTCTTTGTCTAAAACTCCGATAACGAAATCTAtaggtcctctctctctctctctccctttgtctccttctccctccctccccccctctctctctttatatatgtatacattggaGGTGGAATCTTCAGGCTATTGCACCCTAGGTCTAtttctctcccccctctctcttactcaatatatatatataattgaatgatgtttctatctttttaGAGTTACTTAGCCATCCAATCATACATGATAGACGGTTAAGAGATAAAAGTGACAagtattttcttcatttggtaTTAGTTCAtactcttttcttttggtttttttctcaactatcTATGTACTTTAATGGTTGTCCCAGGTTAGAAGAATGAGTAATTCTGGGTAACCAAAGttatcattcattatatatatatatgtgtgtgtgaaggTGGCTTGGTTAGGGATGCACGATGGTATCAACACGATTTTTTATGGACTTGAAATTTAAGACGTGCTGGCATCTGATCTTGAAAGTCTTAACATTTTCCAAGATGACCCTTTCATCGTTCGCGTGGACgcaatcatcttcatctttgaCAACTCTGACTTAGTCCTAATTAATTGGCTTCCTAAGCCTACCCCAGTTAGAGACGTTGTCTAGAGATTCTACTATAAGAACAACCAGATTGGGAGGTTCATTCAGACAAACCGTCCTCTTTTCAAGCTTCTTAGTTATTATTGCCGATGGGGAAACCATTTCTCATTCTCTCCCTCCTAACGCTCACGCTTAAGATCCTTCATGTGTCTTCTCAAGGTAagtcttcttctctctttttttttcccttttcttaatttttcttaaaacctAAATGGAAAATGATCCAAAGGTCCATTATAACTTGGCTCACCATCCCCACAATGATTTTTCCAGTTTGTACCCAACCCCAACTTAATTTTCAAAACGAAAATGTTCTTGTTTAGGGACCCTTgtagtaatttttaaaaaacgtaATTTCTCCCTGCCAAGAAAAAATTTTTTCACTCCGGAATTGCAATCCCCATCTTTAGGACAGACTCGCCCATTCTATGGCTCAAACCGTAactagaaaattattttccCTCTAAATTGTGGTGAGCAGCGAGCTTCAAGCTTAACAAGGACAACAGGATGAGAAAGCTCAAACAACAAAATGACGAGTGGGACTCGATCTAGGGTCTTCACATTGACATTTGACAGCTTTTGATTTCCCTCCCATCCTCCTAGCTAGATCTCTTATGTGATTCCGTgtagtttaaaaataaattgctTAGGTTTATTCTCTTGCATAACACTCAATGCAGTACCATTGTTTTGTATGGAATGACGTTTTCCTAAATAATAACACTTGTTTAGTCCTTGTACAAACCACTAATTATTGGActccaaaataataataataataaataaagaagCCTTGAATTTGAAATCTTGAATAATGGTCCGCATGATATGAGATTGCTAGGATCACAAATccgtggatttaagattggaCATCCCcatttgatcttaaatctatggtttttagCATGCAATTTGCTGTTGAGATGCTCTCAAAATACACTTTTGAATGCAGCCTTTGATTGAAGATCCGCGGCCATCAAATGCAAGCTATAAGTCCAAAACTCTTTTCTCATTGCAAGGGACCAAACTAATTAGGTGTGTACATCGATAGTACCAAAAAGACTTGGAAAAAATTGAGAAAGACAAATAACTGATTAGGCAATTAACAAGTCACTGTTCAAGTTTTCATGACCGTTAGAAAATAGTGAATCAACTTTCGAAAAAACTATAAATAAAACAACGCCTGAGTGGAAAACATGAAGTGGAGGAGTAATTTATAAAATTAACTTTCTTATTCAAATTATCTCctattgttcatttttttcctttatcttttTCAGAGAGACAATTTTGATTAAGAGGGATAACCTTTCCTATTTAGAGGCATAGTTTCTCCCGAAAGTTGAACACTTAATCTACAATGCTTTAACAAAGTTGGAGGGCTCTTTTCATGTTATGTCGTTACTATGAGAAGGCATGTTCCCACTTTTTAGTACGAAAATAGCATTTTGGTATTTTTACAGAGTGAATCTTTTCATGCTCGAAAAGGTATCTTTCATTTAAGTAGGAGAAGCATTTTGTTCATTTCCAGACCATAATGCATAGCCCATATTGGGAGTCACGACATATAACCTGCACCCTAAAGTTGAacattaatttctcatttgcttaAAGTTAGTGGCTTttatatcttttaaaaaaatttaagaaatactTTTTAGTTCCTTTGTGAAGAAAAGgattttaaagggaaaaaatggcCCTATCTTGGCCATGGCCTTTCTTTCCCCTTAATTTTTGAcctttaaaactttataaaagtAAATTTAATTTGATCTTCCATTGTACAAGCTCACCAAAAATTTCTATCCTTTCAGTACATCGTCATATTTCTTACCAATTAGGTAGAGTTGCATATACCTGTTATCAAGGAAGTGGAAGATAGCCATGATCAAGGAAGTGAAAGTTGGTCCTGGTCGACCTACAGAAACCAGCGCCTGATGTACGTCAATATTAGAACATGCATGCAGAACCATGACCTCATTAATTTGTTAGATGTTCAGCAATATTGTTAAAATCGATTGGTTCTTAAATTGATTCCgtaggttgcgtttgatagccttggtTCTTAGATCTGAGTCAAAAGATCCTCAatttaaacaaattgaagatctctgtaatgtggatcttaaatccattaGATGTTAAAagccatggatttaaggtcgggtTTTAAGGGGTGGGTGGGTGTCGGACCTTAAATTAAATCTACGACCGCTGATCTCAGATCctcagaaaaataattcaaagaATTGGCACAAGAAAATCTAGGTAGCCAAATGCATCAACGTTTAAAACCATATATAATAAgtttttaaacaagaaaaattcagGCCCATTTGATCGCCTGTGGCCATTCTTTTCTTCACTAAATTGGGTAATCGTTTCTTAATGCTTCTGCGCACTCTCGTTCGTTTTGGGCTCTCGTTATTCAGGGGTTCAGGCACTCAACTTAGCGTGTGGGGCGACTGCTTCCTTCACTGATCCTTATGGGAATCAATGGGTGCCGGATTACCAGTTCATTGGATCTGGCTCCACTGCATCGGTTCAGTTTACGAGCCCAGATGCTCCATTCCTGTCCACCGTCCGTTACTTCCCTTATGGAAGCATGAACTGCTACGGAATCGGTGGTGTGACTCTGGGGGCTACAATCAAAGTCATTGCCATCTTCCAGTATGGTAATTACGATGGCTTGGCACTGCCACCTTCCTTTCTGCTCCAAATCGATGGCGGTGGTTGGACAAGCGTTCAGACTTCAGAGGGTCTGGTAGCGTACTCGCTCACCTTTCGGGCTGTGGAGGGCGCGGTCAGTGTTTGCCTTGCCCCGGACAGCACTCGACGCATCCCCTTCATTTCTGCTATACGAGTACTTGAAGCTGGCGCCGATTCAAGCACGTACGTAGCACCAACTCTCccgttctttcttttctttcattactTTTGGCTCTCTTCTaagcttgtttttcttctttgttgccCATGCAAGCAAGGTTcgaaccagaatttttttcatacaaCCTTAAGTATATAAAACTcattcagtttttgttttgaagagtGGTAGGCCGTGAGGCAATGACCCGAGTCTCGTGATACTGGCCTAAACTCAAGTCCATTTGAGTTCAACCATTAAATTTAGGTTTCAGAATGAACTCCATGGATCATTCGCCCCATGGAATCCGCCCCTGCAAGCAAGGGAAATAAGGAGTGATCTCCTTCTTTCTTGAACTGTTAGTTGCTTGGGCCTGATTTTCTTATTTGTCTCTCAAGCAAGGGAATTAAGGAGTGAGCTTCTTCTTCCTGGAGCTTGGCTTGCTTTTCGTCTTTGTCGCACAAGGGGAATTAAGGAGTGAGCCCCTTCTTACTGGAGCTTGGCTTGCTTTTCGTCTTTGTCGGcattttgatgattttcatgtttattagggaacaaaaaaaaaaaaaaaacttttgaacgTACGTTTAgttacaaaatattttagatCAGATGAATTTGGTGAAAAGCTTCCCCTATCATTTTTTCTGCATGATCTAAAGTTGTTAATGGATTTtctcatggaaaaaaaaagtaacgtctaaaaaatatttgactCAATTACACGTTTTTAATAAATGGAATTTGATAAGCACATTTATCAATTCAACTTAAAAGAAAGCGCTTATAGGCATAATTTGTGCAATGGGCAACTAGGATGTGATATTCAGTTTGGCCCataatgacttaaatcccatGGCTGGTATGACTTCGTTGAGGGTCGCTTCAATCTTGAAGCCAAAATATTATGGTGCAAAGTCCATCCGACGTCCATATGATCAACTTTTTGTACGATGAGGTGCATGTCCCActtatagtttttatttatttatttattttatatatgcatatacatataatgaCATTGGTTATCCAGAATCACCAACTATCCAACCAGGGCCGTCCATTTGCTTTAGActgatgagagagaaaaaaagagaaaaatatatgaattaatattagatcacatttttctctttgttttttacttaaCCATTCATCTTGTTAGATCAAACGATCCTATTTAGACGGCTAGGTTGAAAAgatagagtcaccattcaattttagCCATTGTCGCAGTCTTCCATGTGTTTAGGGTATCATGGGAAGTAGATACCGAACTTTGTTTCTAGGCAAGTTGGTGCTTATTTTCTCGTTGGACTTGATGCTACATGCAGGCAAGATGGTAGTTCTGATCCTGGTTCAAGTTCAAGTAGTCAAGTTCCATCTGAAGAAAGGGTAAAATTCTCTAGTTCTTCAAAGGTGCGTGCAAAGGGAAAATTAGGCGGACTGATTTATCTGTGCTCCCTCATACCTGGTGGGTTCGGTGTTGCTGTTATTATCTTAATCATTGTTTATCtgataaaaaagaacaagatgagGAGGGCAGAAATACAAGCACAATTGGATGCAGGTAACTACATCTTTctcaaaatgtaaaaatgaagaGACAGGCGGTGCCTATATGTATATGGGTACtgtagttttatgaaaaattaagaTTAGAAGTATTTATTGCTAAGAATGTAACTACATAGGGGTCGAATGCAGGAGTGGGTCTTTTGGACCTGAAGACCCATGGTGCCCTGATTTGCATTGTCAATGAAAATCGAGGGATGGCTATGAGACCGACTTGCATGTTTTGGGGGTAGATGGCTCAGTGCCTTCCCATCTCCCCAACAATAAGGGGGTATATGCCTTAGAAAGGTGTTTgaaaatcatcaaacaatggATAGAAAGCACCAATAACAAGACAGTAATCAAATGACTCTTAAGGGAAGCAACCTAGTAACTTGTACTGGATGAATGAGACCCTAATATGCTAGACTTGGTAGAAATTCTCTAGccattaataatttttaatgaGATCAAATGGTGGAAATTAAGTCGAAAAGAAATGGGCAACctacttatatttttaaaaaaccaaagtAAACTTTAAATGAGGAAAACTATGAGTTTCCTTAATCGAGACCGCTTGTGGCCTCCTTGGGAGGTATTTCAATCTCTTGAAAATAAATACATTTAGGTTTACATGTTTTAAACTTCATTTCACCATCTAAACTCCCTAAAATCGACAGCTACATAATTGCATATGAGGGTCTCATAG contains these protein-coding regions:
- the LOC116254395 gene encoding uncharacterized protein LOC116254395 gives rise to the protein MKKSFLILSPLMLTLNIVYVLSQGEQALNISCGTSKKHRGVDVPCISDLNIVVALSNGSRPRPPKGQDASLHKPPTTGKAAGKIGGGIVGSIVTILGAIFCCRRKGKSSGEEEAGQKQAPADVEIGKASDPEKKNIDELPMLNK
- the LOC116254396 gene encoding uncharacterized protein At1g24485-like; its protein translation is MGKPFLILSLLTLTLKILHVSSQGVQALNLACGATASFTDPYGNQWVPDYQFIGSGSTASVQFTSPDAPFLSTVRYFPYGSMNCYGIGGVTLGATIKVIAIFQYGNYDGLALPPSFLLQIDGGGWTSVQTSEGLVAYSLTFRAVEGAVSVCLAPDSTRRIPFISAIRVLEAGADSSTQDGSSDPGSSSSSQVPSEERVKFSSSSKVRAKGKLGGLIYLCSLIPGGFGVAVIILIIVYLIKKNKMRRAEIQAQLDAENTDSGASNEA